The DNA segment CTGTTTTATAATTGGTTTTTCCCTTTCAAGCCGATATTATTATCTCGAAGGTTCTGGCAACCAATTCCTTTAATTTAAAAAAAATTATTTGCATTTTTGTTTTTATTGATTATAATAAGAATAAGAATGGTTATCATTTTTAAAGTGAAAAACAATCGACTTCATAGCAAAAAACGAAATCGAATCCTGGAAATTATCCGAGGCAGCGACAAACACCCCTCGGCGGATTGGATTTATGAACAAATGAAAAGAGAGTATCCCGGCGTAAGCCTGGGGACGATTTATCGAAATTTGAAAATTTTGGAGGAAGACGGTTTGATTTATATTGCCTCGACGGGAGGAGAATTAAGTCATTATGACGCCAATCCTTCCTTACACCATCATATAACCTGTGAAATATGCGGAAAAATCGCCGATATCGAATATGAAATTGATTCTCGTATCTTCAACGACATCAAAGCAATAAACGGATTCGAAATCACTTCAAAACGATTAGGTTTTCATGGGATATGCCCAGAATGTCAGTTGGCGAAAAAAAAGAGATAATTTTGCGGTTGTTTAATCGCATATAATCCAATCCATCCAATTTTGAAAAGAAGGAGACAAAAAGCATGGCAATCCAAATCGGACAACCGGCCCCAGGTTTTGAGGTGGAAGCGCTGGTAGGAAAAGATTTCAAGAAGATCGGCCTGAGCGATTACAAGGGAAAATGGGTATGTTTATTCTTCTATCCCCTTGATTTCACTTTCGTTTGTCCCACCGAAATCGTTGAATTCAACAACCGCTCCAAAGATTTCAAGTCGAGAAGCTGCGAAGTGATCGGCGGCAGTACGGATAGCAAATTCTCTCATTTGGGTTGGTGTAAATCCCACCCGCAATTGGCCGATCTGAAAATCCCCTTGCTGGCGGATTACAACAAGAGCATTGCCAAGGATTACGGCATCCTCAAAGAAGACCTCGGCGCGGCGTTTCGCGGGACATTCCTTATCGATCCCGACGGCATTCTTCGCTTTATCTATATCACCGATCTTTCCGTTGGCCGCAACGTGGACGAAGTATTGCGCGTTCTCGACGCGCTGCAAACCGGCGAGTTGACGCCATGCCAGTGGAAAAAAGGCGATGCGCCGCTGAAAGTCTAAATTATTCACCAAATATCCATTAAAAAATCGGGACGCTGGCATCGCGGGGGTGGCAAGGGCAAGGTTGTTTCTGCCCTTGATTCATACCTTCGACTTGTGGATTAAGATCAAATAACCGGGACGCTGTAAAAACGGCGTCCCGGCGATTTCTTTTCATCCACCAATGAATCGGGAATAGGATTCAATCCAACAAACGAAGGATTTTTTGAAGTTCTTCTTTTATGGTTCGCAGAGATAATGCTTTAGGGAGTTCCGCTGCTACTGTCGCGGCGGGTATGTCTTCTTCGGCGAAATGTATTTCAGGCGCGGGTTCTTTAACTGTTTCTTTCAGGGAGTCTCTTTCAGCGCGGATAGCTTGCAAACCCGTCTTCAGTTTTCTTTCGGCGCCGTCCAGCGTGTATCCCTCATAATAAAGAAGATGCACGATCTCATAGAGCAGTTCCAAATCGCTGCGTGTATATTTGCGTTGATTTCCCCCCACGCGCTTAGGATTCAGCTTGCTGAATTTGGTTTCCCAATAGCGCAAAACATGGGGTTCAACCCCAGTAAATTCGCTGGTTTCGCTTATAGAATAATAGATCTTATGCGGAACTTCTTCCAGCGGTTTTGGTTTAGGACGAGAGCGATTCGTATTCATTGCCATAACATATTGAATGATAAAATGATAATGGGGTTCAGGTCAAGGACTTTTTTAATTTTTTGTCAATATTTATTCTTCGATGGCCATTTCTTAGGATAAAAATTACCGTTATACTTCAGAATGGGATTGAATAACAATAGAGATGGTTTAAGTTTCTTACAAGACGCAAGTAAAGAAAGATTGCTTAAAACGCTTTATAAACTACGAGTTTCCTAACGAAATTAACTATTTTCGATATTGGAACTAGATTCGAAATTGTCCCCTCACCACCTTGGAGAGGACTAGGATGAGGGGACTATGCAATAAACCAACTTACAAAATCAATGTCATAAACCACCAACAGCAAGATAATATGCGAAGCATCGTGAACTCTTCCCTCATATCGCAGCCAATCCGTCATGGAGCGTATTGACGAATGCCTTTAGAACAATTCGTAAAAACGGAAGCAGAACTGCTATCGATCGCCGAATCGATGGCCATACTTGCCAAGCGTAAAAAATTGAGCGTCTTACGCTATCGGCAAATCGTTTTCGATTCCATGTATATCGATCGAGGACGGAAAAATATCAGCCGTTGCTCTCTTAGCGCCACTTATAATGAAGAAGATATTCATGCGCAGATTTATTCGTCCGTCCACGGCGAAGAGATGTTCGATTACAACATTCCGCAATTCGAGGAATGGAAAAGGCGGTCGGAAGCGCCTTATCTCTTTACGAATAAGGGATTTCCCTTGCCAACCGAACGTTTCGTCGACGTACGCCGCCTGCCATCCAATTTTGAACGGTGGGATGCCGACTTTCAAGCATTTACTCGGGAATACAAAAACGAACGCATCACCCGCGATTTTGGCGTCGAACAGCAAATCGTCGTCAATTCGCGGGGAGGAGCCATCGTCGAATCGCGGCCATTCATGTCCATTCACTACCGCCAGGGATATCACCCCTATATGGCCACGCGAAGCATCGGGGCCTATGTTTCGACGAACGAGGACGTCGACAAATTGCCGCTCTTAATCAAATACATTCCCGATCCCACGCCCGACCACTGCGTAAACGCTGCCGAGACCTTTACCGAAGCGTTTTCGCGCCTGCATAAGATATCCCATGAAATCGTATATCCCGATCTCGAATCTTCGGGATTGTCCGACGAACTAACTCATGATGTGATCATGCTGAGCGGCGTGCCTATTCACGAAATTTTCGGCCACCAGTTCGAAGAACCGGTTTATCCTCTCCAAGTGGGTCAGCAATCGTTATTTCCCATCGGCAAAAACGTGCAAAACGGCAATTTGATCCTGCGCGACAATCCGCGCCAGACGATCGAAGGATTGGACGTCTTGGGTTCTTATCGATTCGACAGTTACGGCCGTCCTTCCCAGGAAAAAGTTCATATCGAAAATTCCCGCGTCAAGGAGCATCTCGGCTGCGAATATGTGGATTTGAAAAATTTAAAGACTTTTCTCGGCGTGGAGAAAAGTCGTTCCGTAGGCAACGCCCGCCAAGGCGATGACGGCTACTTTCCCCAAGCGCGCATGTCGTGTACGGTTCTGGAAGGTAAAAAGGAAGAAGAGATCGATTGGCAAGGGAAAGTATTGATGGTTCCGTTCAACGGCTACGTCCTCGACGGCAATTTCTTCAAAGTGATGTCCTCGGAATGCTACGCCATCGACGGCGGCGGCCAA comes from the Candidatus Omnitrophota bacterium genome and includes:
- a CDS encoding transcriptional repressor translates to MVIIFKVKNNRLHSKKRNRILEIIRGSDKHPSADWIYEQMKREYPGVSLGTIYRNLKILEEDGLIYIASTGGELSHYDANPSLHHHITCEICGKIADIEYEIDSRIFNDIKAINGFEITSKRLGFHGICPECQLAKKKR
- a CDS encoding MerR family transcriptional regulator; this encodes MNTNRSRPKPKPLEEVPHKIYYSISETSEFTGVEPHVLRYWETKFSKLNPKRVGGNQRKYTRSDLELLYEIVHLLYYEGYTLDGAERKLKTGLQAIRAERDSLKETVKEPAPEIHFAEEDIPAATVAAELPKALSLRTIKEELQKILRLLD
- a CDS encoding peroxiredoxin yields the protein MAIQIGQPAPGFEVEALVGKDFKKIGLSDYKGKWVCLFFYPLDFTFVCPTEIVEFNNRSKDFKSRSCEVIGGSTDSKFSHLGWCKSHPQLADLKIPLLADYNKSIAKDYGILKEDLGAAFRGTFLIDPDGILRFIYITDLSVGRNVDEVLRVLDALQTGELTPCQWKKGDAPLKV